Proteins encoded together in one Camelina sativa cultivar DH55 chromosome 9, Cs, whole genome shotgun sequence window:
- the LOC104711826 gene encoding cell division protein FtsZ homolog 2-2, chloroplastic isoform X2 has protein sequence MAAYVSPCLTPPNSRVLTVLRKSVLPDTHLGTRGAGCLRMTEGKRNRVVVAAAAHKSESFSIRNSLNSHSPSHFQSQDSFLNLHPEISMLNPRKEATTSGPITEDSDELSPPNTYNEARIKVIGVGGGGSNAVNRMIESEMVGVEFWIVNTDIQAMRMSPVFPDNRLQIGKELTRGLGAGGNPEIGMNAATESKTAIEEALYGSDMVFVTAGMGGGTGTGGAPIIAGVAKAMGILTVGIVTTPFSFEGRRRAVQAQEGIAALRENVDTLIVIPNDKLLAAVSQSTPVTEAFNLADDILRQGVRGISDIITIPGLVNVDFADVRAIMANAGSSLMGIGTATGKTRARDAALNAIQSPLLDIGIERATGIVWNITGGSDLTLFEVNAATEVIYDLVDPTANLIFGAVVDPSYSGQISITLIATGFKRQEEGEGRPLQTQADASMGVTRRPSSFAEGSSIEIPEFLKKKGRSRYPRL, from the exons ATGGCAGCTTATGTTTCTCCCTGCTTGACTCCTCCGAATTCTCGGGTTCTCACTGTTCTTAGAAAAAGTGTATTACCGGATACTCATCTAGGCACCAGGGGAGCTGGTTGCTTAAGAATGACTGAAGGTAAGAGAAAccgtgttgttgttgctgctgctgctcataAATCAGAGTCTTTTTCAATCAGGAACTCTTTGAATTCTCATAGTCCTAGCCATTTCCAAAGCCAAGACTCTTTCTTGAACCTCCACCCTGAGATATCAATGCTCAATCCAAGAAAAGAAGCTACTACCAGTGGACCCATTACTGAGGATTCTGATGAGTTATCTCCTCCAAACACTTACAATGAGGCACGGATTAAAGTTATAGGCGTTGGAGGTGGTGGTTCAAACGCTGTGAATCGTATGATTGAGAGTGAGATGGTTGGCGTTGAGTTTTGGATTGTGAATACTGATATTCAAGCGATGAGAATGTCTCCTGTTTTCCCAGACAATAGGTTACAGATTGGGAAAGAGTTGACTAGGGGTTTAGGTGCTGGTGGGAATCCAGAGATTGGAATGAATGCTGCCACTGAAAGCAAAACAGCTATTGAAGAAGCTCTTTATGGTTCGGATATGGTTTTTGTCACT GCTGGAATGGGTGGTGGAACTGGCACGGGCGGGGCTCCTATAATTGCAGGGGTTGCAAAAGCTATGGGTATCTTGACGGTTGGTATTGTCACTACGCCTTTCTCTTTTGAGGGACGGAGAAGAGCAGTCCAGGCTCAGGAAGGGATTGCAGCTCTCAGAGAGAATGTTGACACTCTCATTGTTATTCCAAACGACAAGTTACTCGCAGCAGTTTCTCAGTCTACTCCAGTTACAGAAGCATTTAATCTGGCAGATGATATACTTCGTCAAGGAGTCCGTGGAATATCGGATATCATTACG ATTCCTGGATTGGTCAATGTGGATTTTGCTGATGTGAGGGCTATAATGGCAAATGCAGGTTCTTCATTGATGGGAATAGGAACTGCAACTG GAAAGACACGAGCAAGAGATGCTGCATTAAACGCGATACAATCACCTTTGTTAGATATTGGCATTGAAAGAGCCACTGGAATTGTTTGGAACATAACCGGTGGAAGTGACTTAACACTGTTTGAG GTAAATGCTGCTACAGAAGTGATTTACGACCTCGTTGATCCAACAGCCAACCTTATATTTGGTGCCGTGGTCGATCCATCCTATAGTGGTCAA ATAAGTATTACTCTAATAGCAACCGGCTTCAAACGCCAAGAAGAAGGGGAAGGGAGGCCACTTCAG ACACAAGCGGATGCATCAATGGGAGTAACAAGACGTCCTTCATCTTTCGCTGAAGGTAGTTCCATAGAGATCCCAGAGTTCTTGAAAAAGAAAGGTCGCTCTCGCTATCCTCGCCTCTAG
- the LOC104711826 gene encoding cell division protein FtsZ homolog 2-2, chloroplastic isoform X1: protein MAAYVSPCLTPPNSRVLTVLRKSVLPDTHLGTRGAGCLRMTEGKRNRVVVAAAAHKSESFSIRNSLNSHSPSHFQSQDSFLNLHPEISMLNPRKEATTSGPITEDSDELSPPNTYNEARIKVIGVGGGGSNAVNRMIESEMVGVEFWIVNTDIQAMRMSPVFPDNRLQIGKELTRGLGAGGNPEIGMNAATESKTAIEEALYGSDMVFVTAGMGGGTGTGGAPIIAGVAKAMGILTVGIVTTPFSFEGRRRAVQAQEGIAALRENVDTLIVIPNDKLLAAVSQSTPVTEAFNLADDILRQGVRGISDIITIPGLVNVDFADVRAIMANAGSSLMGIGTATGKTRARDAALNAIQSPLLDIGIERATGIVWNITGGSDLTLFEVNAATEVIYDLVDPTANLIFGAVVDPSYSGQISITLIATGFKRQEEGEGRPLQKTQADASMGVTRRPSSFAEGSSIEIPEFLKKKGRSRYPRL from the exons ATGGCAGCTTATGTTTCTCCCTGCTTGACTCCTCCGAATTCTCGGGTTCTCACTGTTCTTAGAAAAAGTGTATTACCGGATACTCATCTAGGCACCAGGGGAGCTGGTTGCTTAAGAATGACTGAAGGTAAGAGAAAccgtgttgttgttgctgctgctgctcataAATCAGAGTCTTTTTCAATCAGGAACTCTTTGAATTCTCATAGTCCTAGCCATTTCCAAAGCCAAGACTCTTTCTTGAACCTCCACCCTGAGATATCAATGCTCAATCCAAGAAAAGAAGCTACTACCAGTGGACCCATTACTGAGGATTCTGATGAGTTATCTCCTCCAAACACTTACAATGAGGCACGGATTAAAGTTATAGGCGTTGGAGGTGGTGGTTCAAACGCTGTGAATCGTATGATTGAGAGTGAGATGGTTGGCGTTGAGTTTTGGATTGTGAATACTGATATTCAAGCGATGAGAATGTCTCCTGTTTTCCCAGACAATAGGTTACAGATTGGGAAAGAGTTGACTAGGGGTTTAGGTGCTGGTGGGAATCCAGAGATTGGAATGAATGCTGCCACTGAAAGCAAAACAGCTATTGAAGAAGCTCTTTATGGTTCGGATATGGTTTTTGTCACT GCTGGAATGGGTGGTGGAACTGGCACGGGCGGGGCTCCTATAATTGCAGGGGTTGCAAAAGCTATGGGTATCTTGACGGTTGGTATTGTCACTACGCCTTTCTCTTTTGAGGGACGGAGAAGAGCAGTCCAGGCTCAGGAAGGGATTGCAGCTCTCAGAGAGAATGTTGACACTCTCATTGTTATTCCAAACGACAAGTTACTCGCAGCAGTTTCTCAGTCTACTCCAGTTACAGAAGCATTTAATCTGGCAGATGATATACTTCGTCAAGGAGTCCGTGGAATATCGGATATCATTACG ATTCCTGGATTGGTCAATGTGGATTTTGCTGATGTGAGGGCTATAATGGCAAATGCAGGTTCTTCATTGATGGGAATAGGAACTGCAACTG GAAAGACACGAGCAAGAGATGCTGCATTAAACGCGATACAATCACCTTTGTTAGATATTGGCATTGAAAGAGCCACTGGAATTGTTTGGAACATAACCGGTGGAAGTGACTTAACACTGTTTGAG GTAAATGCTGCTACAGAAGTGATTTACGACCTCGTTGATCCAACAGCCAACCTTATATTTGGTGCCGTGGTCGATCCATCCTATAGTGGTCAA ATAAGTATTACTCTAATAGCAACCGGCTTCAAACGCCAAGAAGAAGGGGAAGGGAGGCCACTTCAG AAGACACAAGCGGATGCATCAATGGGAGTAACAAGACGTCCTTCATCTTTCGCTGAAGGTAGTTCCATAGAGATCCCAGAGTTCTTGAAAAAGAAAGGTCGCTCTCGCTATCCTCGCCTCTAG
- the LOC104711827 gene encoding protein YIPF5 homolog, with amino-acid sequence MTKEFAIPPVDFSGGSTAGANFQQRRAPAPPFQPRRPSSVSSSIPFMSFDAASAAASAPAGPFGGTIASSSSFGGGGGYASFEDEEPLLDELGIHPDQIWKKTRSILNPFRVNKTVHKDSDLSGPIFLYLALCLFQLLAGKIQFGVILGWVVVSSIFLYIVFNMLAGRNGNLNLHTCTSLVGYSLLPVVMLSAVSLFVPQGAGPVRFVIAAAFVLWATRACSNLVVSLADGGEEHRGLISYACFLIYTLFSLLVIF; translated from the coding sequence ATGACAAAGGAGTTCGCAATTCCACCGGTTGATTTCTCCGGCGGATCTACGGCCGGAGCTAATTTCCAACAACGCCGAGCTCCCGCACCTCCTTTCCAACCACGACGTCCTTCCTCCGTTTCATCTTCAATCCCATTCATGTCATTTGACGCCGCATCCGCCGCCGCGTCAGCGCCTGCTGGACCATTCGGTGGAACGatcgcttcttcttcatctttcggTGGAGGAGGCGGTTACGCTTCGTTCGAAGATGAGGAGCCTCTACTCGACGAACTCGGTATTCATCCAGATCAAATCTGGAAGAAGACTAGATCGATTCTTAACCCTTTCCGGGTTAATAAGACTGTTCATAAAGATTCAGATCTCTCTGGTCCGATCTTCTTGTACCTTGCGCTTTGCCTATTTCAATTGCTAGCTGGGAAGATTCAGTTTGGTGTTATACTTGGTTGGGTTGTTGTTTCTTCTATCTTCTTGTACATTGTCTTCAATATGCTTGCTGGTAGAAATGGGAATCTTAATCTTCATACTTGTACGAGCTTAGTTGGTTACTCTCTGCTTCCCGTTGTGATGTTGTCTGCGGTGTCGTTGTTCGTGCCACAAGGTGCAGGTCCGGTTAGGTTTGTGATCGCTGCGGCGTTTGTGTTGTGGGCTACTAGGGCTTGCTCTAATCTGGTGGTTTCTCTTGCTGATGGAGGAGAAGAGCACCGTGGTTTGATTTCTTACGCCTGTTTCTTGATCTATACTTTGTTTTCGCTTCTTGTTATCTTTTGA